A DNA window from Carassius gibelio isolate Cgi1373 ecotype wild population from Czech Republic chromosome A6, carGib1.2-hapl.c, whole genome shotgun sequence contains the following coding sequences:
- the LOC128015570 gene encoding TBC1 domain family member 23 isoform X1 — protein MADAVGEVLQGSWNDDLADALDSAECDLDTDQDGVIQVRSLPPQQRAKLWMIALNVSGKGDSLSSWDGALDLAEQTLIHNRSQQIIDELGIPVEEGRDLVSDVESVITFYCKSRNVSFTPDLSWPHILKPLLGLQLSRKELYNCFYAIMNKYIPRDCVVKGRPFHLFRLLLQYHEPELCSFLDTKKITPDSYAINWMGSLFSSNCLPEVSQALWDIYLQQADPFLIFFLMLIILVNAKEGILAQEGDSKDDIIKMLEQSPALLEAEDIEDLFSLAQYYISKTPLSLRKENHNLFGSSLVALKEEDMDLSQALCLPVSVPEILQANQLQPEGVRFFVVDCRPAEQYNAGHLSTAFHLDSDLMLHNPSEFALSVKSLLEAQKQSLESGSVASGEHLCFMGSGREEEDMYMNMVLAHFLQKNKEFVSIAKGGFMALQKHLADINVEGPDNVYVHWIVSTSGSHSSLSSADGELNSTDGKGVKSLVNKMTFALKSKSVNVKEKVISFIENTSTPVERISFNLPWPDKGILDRHVSSSDRVGKPYRGVKPVFSIGDEEEYDTDEIDSSSISDDDRKEIVNIQTWINKPDVKHHIPCNEVKETGHMFSSHLLITATHMYCLREIAARKGFAYIQSRQALNSVVKITSKKKHPELITFKFGNNNASGVEISAVERYLIPDAGDATKVIKQQIMKVLDAMESS, from the exons ATGGCGGATGCTGTAGGGGAAGTGCTTCAAGGCAGCTG gAATGATGATCTGGCTGATGCTCTTGACTCGGCAGAATGTGATCTGGACACTGACCAGGATGGTGTTATCCAGGTCCGAAGCCTACCTCCACAACAGCGGGCCAAGCTATGGATG ATTGCTTTGAACGTGTCTGGTAAAGGAGATAGTCTGTCCTCATGGGATGGGGCTTTGGACCTAGCAGAACAGACGCTCATTCACAACCGCAGTCAGCAGATCATTG ATGAGCTAGGCATACCAGTAGAGGAAGGACGGGACCTGGTGTCAGACGTAGAGTCGGTGATCACATTTTACTGCAAGTCCAGAAATGTCTCCTTCACTCCAGATCTTAGTTGGCCACACATCCTCAAACCACTCCTGGGCTTACAGCTGTCCCGCAAAGAGCTCTACAACTGCTTCTACGCCATCATGAATAAATACATCCCACG AGACTGTGTTGTGAAGGGAAGACCATTTCACCTCTTCAGACTCCTGCTGCAGTACCATGAGCCTGAACTCTGCTCATTCCTGGACACAAAAAAGATCACTCCTGATTCCTACGCCATCAACTGG ATGGGCAGTCTCTTCTCTAGCAACTGTCTCCCTGAGGTGTCACAGGCCTTGTGGGATATTTATCTCCAACAAGCGGACCCTTTTCTCATTTTCTTCCTCATGCTCATCATCCTTGTCAATGCCAA GGAAGGCATCCTTGCCCAAGAAGGAGACAGCAAAGATGACATCATCA aaatgcTGGAGCAGTCACCAGCATTACTAGAGGCAGAGGACATTGAAGACTTGTTCTCTTTAGCACAGTATTACATCAGCAAGACGCCTCTATCTCTCAGAAAG GAGAACCATAATCTGTTTGGCAGCAGTCTGGTGGCTCTGAAAGAAGAAGACATGGACCTCAGTCAGGCTCTGTGTTTGCCTGTATCTGTCCCTGAAATCCTGCAAGCCAACCAGCTGCAACCT GAGGGCGTGAGGTTTTTTGTAGTTGACTGCCGTCCTGCTGAGCAGTACAATGCTGGTCACCTCTCCACTGCCTTTCACCTGGACTCTGACCTG ATGCTTCATAATCCTTCTGAGTTTGCCCTGTCAGTGAAGTCTCTCCTGGAGGCACAGAAGCAGTCTCTGGAGTCCGGCTCTGTGGCAAGCGGAGAGCATCTGTGCTTCATGGGCAGTGGACGTGAAGAAGAGGACATGTACATGAACATGGTGCTTGCCCACTTTCTGCAG aaaaataaagagTTTGTGAGCATAGCAAAAGGTGGATTTATGG CGTTGCAGAAGCACCTAGCAGATATTAATGTTGAAGGGCCGGATAATGTTTATGTTCACTGGATCGTGAGCACCTCAGGATCCCACAGCAGCCTCAGCTCAGCTGAc GGGGAACTGAACAGCACAGATGGCAAAGGAGTTAAATCACTTGTCAACAAAATGACCTTCGCTCTCAAGTCAAAGTCAGTTAATGTAAAAGAGAAGGTGATCAGCTTCATTGAAAACACTTCCACACCGGTGGAAAG AATATCTTTCAATCTACCCTGGCCAGACAAGGGAATACTGGATCG GCACGTAAGCAGCAGTGATCGGGTGGGGAAGCCGTACAGGGGAGTGAAGCCTGTCTTCAGCATTGGTGATGAGGAAGAGTATGATACAG atgagatTGACAGCTCATCTATATCAGATGATGACAGGAAAGAGATTGTCAATATTCAGACTTGGATCAACAAACCAGATGTGAAGCACCATATTCCATGTAATGAAGTTAAGGAGACTGGACACATGTTCTCAAG CCATCTGTTGATCACTGCAACACACATGTACTGTTTGAGAGAGATCGCTGCCCGAAAAGGTTTTGCTTACATCCAATCCAGGCAGGCCCTAAACTCTGTGGTTAAGATCACCTCCAAGAAGAAGCATCCAGAACTTATCACTTTTAAGTTTGGCAACAACAATGCTTCAGGAGTGGAGATATCGGCTGTGGAGAG GTATTTAATTCCAGATGCGGGTGACGCCACTAAAGTCATCAAACAGCAAATCATGAAAGTTCTGGATGCTATGGAGAGCTCTTAG
- the LOC128015570 gene encoding TBC1 domain family member 23 isoform X2 — translation MADAVGEVLQGSWNDDLADALDSAECDLDTDQDGVIQVRSLPPQQRAKLWMIALNVSGKGDSLSSWDGALDLAEQTLIHNRSQQIIDELGIPVEEGRDLVSDVESVITFYCKSRNVSFTPDLSWPHILKPLLGLQLSRKELYNCFYAIMNKYIPRDCVVKGRPFHLFRLLLQYHEPELCSFLDTKKITPDSYAINWMGSLFSSNCLPEVSQALWDIYLQQADPFLIFFLMLIILVNAKEGILAQEGDSKDDIIKMLEQSPALLEAEDIEDLFSLAQYYISKTPLSLRKENHNLFGSSLVALKEEDMDLSQALCLPVSVPEILQANQLQPEGVRFFVVDCRPAEQYNAGHLSTAFHLDSDLMLHNPSEFALSVKSLLEAQKQSLESGSVASGEHLCFMGSGREEEDMYMNMVLAHFLQKNKEFVSIAKGGFMALQKHLADINVEGPDNVYVHWIVSTSGSHSSLSSADGELNSTDGKGVKSLVNKMTFALKSKSVNVKEKVISFIENTSTPVERHVSSSDRVGKPYRGVKPVFSIGDEEEYDTDEIDSSSISDDDRKEIVNIQTWINKPDVKHHIPCNEVKETGHMFSSHLLITATHMYCLREIAARKGFAYIQSRQALNSVVKITSKKKHPELITFKFGNNNASGVEISAVERYLIPDAGDATKVIKQQIMKVLDAMESS, via the exons ATGGCGGATGCTGTAGGGGAAGTGCTTCAAGGCAGCTG gAATGATGATCTGGCTGATGCTCTTGACTCGGCAGAATGTGATCTGGACACTGACCAGGATGGTGTTATCCAGGTCCGAAGCCTACCTCCACAACAGCGGGCCAAGCTATGGATG ATTGCTTTGAACGTGTCTGGTAAAGGAGATAGTCTGTCCTCATGGGATGGGGCTTTGGACCTAGCAGAACAGACGCTCATTCACAACCGCAGTCAGCAGATCATTG ATGAGCTAGGCATACCAGTAGAGGAAGGACGGGACCTGGTGTCAGACGTAGAGTCGGTGATCACATTTTACTGCAAGTCCAGAAATGTCTCCTTCACTCCAGATCTTAGTTGGCCACACATCCTCAAACCACTCCTGGGCTTACAGCTGTCCCGCAAAGAGCTCTACAACTGCTTCTACGCCATCATGAATAAATACATCCCACG AGACTGTGTTGTGAAGGGAAGACCATTTCACCTCTTCAGACTCCTGCTGCAGTACCATGAGCCTGAACTCTGCTCATTCCTGGACACAAAAAAGATCACTCCTGATTCCTACGCCATCAACTGG ATGGGCAGTCTCTTCTCTAGCAACTGTCTCCCTGAGGTGTCACAGGCCTTGTGGGATATTTATCTCCAACAAGCGGACCCTTTTCTCATTTTCTTCCTCATGCTCATCATCCTTGTCAATGCCAA GGAAGGCATCCTTGCCCAAGAAGGAGACAGCAAAGATGACATCATCA aaatgcTGGAGCAGTCACCAGCATTACTAGAGGCAGAGGACATTGAAGACTTGTTCTCTTTAGCACAGTATTACATCAGCAAGACGCCTCTATCTCTCAGAAAG GAGAACCATAATCTGTTTGGCAGCAGTCTGGTGGCTCTGAAAGAAGAAGACATGGACCTCAGTCAGGCTCTGTGTTTGCCTGTATCTGTCCCTGAAATCCTGCAAGCCAACCAGCTGCAACCT GAGGGCGTGAGGTTTTTTGTAGTTGACTGCCGTCCTGCTGAGCAGTACAATGCTGGTCACCTCTCCACTGCCTTTCACCTGGACTCTGACCTG ATGCTTCATAATCCTTCTGAGTTTGCCCTGTCAGTGAAGTCTCTCCTGGAGGCACAGAAGCAGTCTCTGGAGTCCGGCTCTGTGGCAAGCGGAGAGCATCTGTGCTTCATGGGCAGTGGACGTGAAGAAGAGGACATGTACATGAACATGGTGCTTGCCCACTTTCTGCAG aaaaataaagagTTTGTGAGCATAGCAAAAGGTGGATTTATGG CGTTGCAGAAGCACCTAGCAGATATTAATGTTGAAGGGCCGGATAATGTTTATGTTCACTGGATCGTGAGCACCTCAGGATCCCACAGCAGCCTCAGCTCAGCTGAc GGGGAACTGAACAGCACAGATGGCAAAGGAGTTAAATCACTTGTCAACAAAATGACCTTCGCTCTCAAGTCAAAGTCAGTTAATGTAAAAGAGAAGGTGATCAGCTTCATTGAAAACACTTCCACACCGGTGGAAAG GCACGTAAGCAGCAGTGATCGGGTGGGGAAGCCGTACAGGGGAGTGAAGCCTGTCTTCAGCATTGGTGATGAGGAAGAGTATGATACAG atgagatTGACAGCTCATCTATATCAGATGATGACAGGAAAGAGATTGTCAATATTCAGACTTGGATCAACAAACCAGATGTGAAGCACCATATTCCATGTAATGAAGTTAAGGAGACTGGACACATGTTCTCAAG CCATCTGTTGATCACTGCAACACACATGTACTGTTTGAGAGAGATCGCTGCCCGAAAAGGTTTTGCTTACATCCAATCCAGGCAGGCCCTAAACTCTGTGGTTAAGATCACCTCCAAGAAGAAGCATCCAGAACTTATCACTTTTAAGTTTGGCAACAACAATGCTTCAGGAGTGGAGATATCGGCTGTGGAGAG GTATTTAATTCCAGATGCGGGTGACGCCACTAAAGTCATCAAACAGCAAATCATGAAAGTTCTGGATGCTATGGAGAGCTCTTAG